From Streptomyces durmitorensis, a single genomic window includes:
- a CDS encoding MFS transporter encodes MQGEGISVGTAGASGTAGSGTDGIRSGTDGGRRRGPVVAALMLAMALAALDSTIVSTAIPQIVGDLGGFSVFSWLFSGYLLAVTVTLPIYGKLSDTFGRKPVLIAGSILFLIGSALCAVAWNMGALIAFRVVQGLGGGALQGTVQTLAADLYPLKERPKIQAKLSTVWAASSIAGPALGGLIAAYADWRWIFLINLPIGAVALWLIVRHLHEPEREAVTRGRTDWAGALAVFACGGVLLTALVQGGVAWGWLSAPSLALFAGGLLLAAAVVVIERRAAEPIIPGWVWRRRTIAAVNLALGALGLLMVAPTIFLPTYAQSVLGLAPIAAGFVLSVMTLSWPVSAALSQHVYRRLGFRDTALIGIGGAALFLFAFPFLPYPGQAWQPALIMLLLGAALGLFQLPLIVGVQSTVGWSERGTATASILFCRQIGQTLGAALFGAIANGVLTSRLGGAGSLDSVAHALEDPASIADPERLRRAVDSAVDTVYVGAGCAAVLALLVLVFIAPRRFPVIGAKAPENGEVGALEGAENTELAPRQGHLNRPAE; translated from the coding sequence ATGCAGGGGGAAGGAATCTCGGTGGGTACAGCCGGAGCGAGCGGCACGGCAGGTTCGGGGACGGACGGCATACGTTCGGGCACGGACGGCGGACGGCGGCGCGGACCCGTCGTCGCCGCGCTCATGCTCGCCATGGCGCTCGCCGCCCTGGACTCCACCATCGTCTCGACCGCCATCCCCCAGATCGTCGGCGACCTCGGCGGCTTCTCCGTCTTCTCCTGGCTCTTCTCCGGCTATCTGCTCGCGGTCACCGTCACCCTGCCCATCTACGGCAAGCTCTCCGACACCTTCGGCCGCAAGCCCGTCCTCATCGCGGGCAGCATCCTCTTCCTGATCGGCTCGGCCCTGTGCGCCGTGGCCTGGAACATGGGTGCCCTCATCGCCTTCCGCGTCGTCCAGGGCCTGGGCGGCGGCGCGCTCCAGGGAACGGTCCAGACACTCGCCGCCGACCTCTACCCCCTCAAGGAACGCCCCAAGATCCAGGCCAAGTTGTCCACCGTATGGGCCGCTTCCTCCATCGCGGGCCCCGCACTCGGCGGCCTGATCGCCGCGTACGCGGACTGGCGCTGGATCTTCCTGATCAATCTGCCGATCGGGGCGGTGGCCCTGTGGCTGATCGTGCGCCACCTGCACGAGCCGGAGCGCGAGGCGGTCACGCGAGGGCGCACCGACTGGGCGGGCGCGCTGGCCGTCTTCGCCTGCGGCGGCGTCCTGCTCACCGCGCTCGTGCAGGGCGGCGTCGCCTGGGGCTGGCTCTCCGCGCCCTCGCTCGCGCTGTTCGCGGGCGGGCTGCTGCTCGCGGCGGCCGTCGTGGTCATCGAGCGGCGCGCGGCGGAGCCGATCATCCCCGGCTGGGTCTGGCGCAGGCGCACCATCGCGGCGGTCAACCTCGCCCTCGGCGCGCTCGGCCTCCTGATGGTCGCGCCCACCATCTTCCTGCCGACGTACGCCCAGTCCGTGCTCGGCCTCGCGCCGATCGCCGCCGGGTTCGTGCTCTCCGTGATGACGCTGAGCTGGCCGGTCTCCGCCGCCCTGAGCCAGCACGTCTACCGCAGGCTGGGCTTTCGCGACACGGCGCTCATCGGCATCGGCGGGGCCGCGCTCTTCCTCTTCGCGTTCCCCTTCCTGCCCTACCCGGGGCAGGCCTGGCAGCCGGCCCTGATCATGCTGCTGCTCGGCGCGGCGCTCGGCCTCTTCCAACTGCCGCTGATCGTCGGCGTGCAGTCCACCGTCGGCTGGTCGGAGCGCGGCACGGCCACGGCGTCCATCCTCTTCTGCCGCCAGATAGGCCAGACCCTGGGCGCGGCGCTCTTCGGCGCGATCGCCAACGGAGTCCTCACGTCGCGGCTCGGCGGCGCGGGCTCACTGGACTCGGTGGCCCACGCCCTGGAGGACCCGGCCTCGATCGCCGACCCCGAACGGCTGCGCAGGGCCGTCGACTCGGCGGTCGACACGGTGTACGTCGGTGCGGGGTGCGCGGCGGTCCTCGCACTCCTCGTTCTGGTGTTCATCGCCCCGCGGCGCTTTCCGGTAATCGGGGCCAAGGCCCCGGAAAACGGCGAGGTGGGAGCCCTGGAGGGCGCGGAGAACACCGAACTTGCCCCGCGCCAGGGCCACCTGAACAGGCCCGCCGAATAG